The segment CACCCCGGATTACGCCGCCTACATACGCGCCGAAGTCCGCCACCCCTCGACAACGCCGGGCCTGCCGGGCCCCATGGCCGCCATGACCAACCCGGTGTTCCTGGGCCGCTGGGGCTGAGCCCGGCGGAGCGCGGGGCGAACGGTGCCCTCACCCCGGCCAGACGATCGCCTGAAGTTCGCTGTAGGCGTGCAGCGCGTACGAGCCCACGTCGCGCCCCACCCCGCTCTTCTTGAAACCGCCGAACGGTGCCTCCATGTTCCGGCCGACCGTGTTCACCCCGACCCCGCCGGCCCGCAGCTGCCGGGCCACCCGGAAGGCGCGGGCGATATCGCCGGACCACACGTAGTCGATCAGCCCGTAGTCGCTGTCGTTGGCGAGGGCGACCCCCTCGTCCTCCTCGTCGAAGGGCAGGACGACGACGACCGGACCGAAGATCTCCTCCCGTACGACCCGCATGTCCGGGGTGCAGTCGGCCAGCAGCGTCGGCGCGACATAGAAGCCGCGCTCCGGAGCGGACGGCCGTTCGCCGCCCGCCACGACCCGGGCGCCTTCCTTCCGGCCCAGCGCCACATACGCCTCGATCCGGTCACGGTGCGCGGCCGAGATCACCGGCCCGACCACCGTGCCCGGCGCGCGCGGATCGCCGACCGTCAGCCGCCCGAGGTACCGCGTCAGCCGCTCCACCAGCGCCTCGTACACGCCTCGCTGGGCGAGCACCCGGGTCGGTGCCGTACAGATCTGCCCGCTGTAGAAGGAGAACGTCGTGCCGATGCCGGCCACCGCCGAGTCCAGGTCCGCGTCGTCGAAGACCACCGCGGCGCCCTTGCCGCCCAGCTCCATGAGCTGGCGTTTCATCCCGCGGCCGCACACCTCGGCGATGCGCTGCCCGACGGCCGTGGAGCCGGTGAAGCTCACCATGTCCACATCCGGCGCGTCCACGGCTGCCGCGCCGACCTCCGCGGAGGCTCCGCTGACGACGTTCACGACCCCCGGCGGCGCCCCGGCCTCCGCCAGCGCCGCGGCCATCCGGTACACCGACAGCGGGTCCTGCGGGGCGGGCTTCACCACGACGGTGTTGCCCATCGCCAGCGCCGGGGCGATCTTGCCCGCCGGGTTGGCCCACGGGTTGTTGTACGAGGTGATGCAGGTGACGACGCCGACCGGCTGCCGTACCGCCAGGGCGCCGAGCACGCCTGCCTTCCCCTCCCCCATTGCCTTAAGGGCATGGGAGGTGCCCCCACGCCCGGCCTCGTTGATCTGCGGCGGCAGCCCCTGCTCCACGGGCTCCAGAGCCCCCTTCGCATACCGCCGGAAGCGCGCCACCCCGACCGCGACCTGCATACCGCGCGCCGTGCCGGTCGTCGCGCCGCTCTCCGCCTGCGCCACCTCGGCGTGCGCCGCGAAGTCGCGCTGCATCACCTCCGCGGCCCGGTCGAGGATCGCGGCGCGGCGCTGCGGCGGCGTACGGGACCAGGCGGGGAAGGCTCCGGCCGCCGCGGACGCCGCCGCGTACACCTGCTCCCGGCTCGCCTCGGGCGCGAGCCCGACAACGTCCTCCGTCGCCGGGTCGATGACCTCATAGTGGCCGCCGTCGGGCTCGGCCCATTCCCCACCGATGAACAGCCGCCCTGCGGAGCTCACTTGACGCTCACCGCCACCGGCCCCCGCCCCACATGCCGCCGTCCACGCCTGCCCCGCCCCACGAGCGTCAGCTCACTCGCACCCCACCCCACGACCAAAACCTCACCCGCACCCGGCCCCACAACCGCCGCCTCCCCCACACCCCGCCCCGCAACTGCCAACTCACCCACACCCCACCCCACGACCAGCGCCTCGCCCGAAACGGTCCTCACTTCGTGCTCACCGTCCTCGTGTCCCGCCCCGACCGCAGCACCGTCCCCGGGACCACGCCGGTCACCACGTCCTCGCGGATCGTCTCGACGCCGTTGACCCATACCGCGTTGATGCCGATCGCCCGGGAATCCAGGCGCGGGCTGTCGCCGGGCAGATCGTGGACGAGGGTGGCCTTGCCCGCGTCGATCCGTACCGGGTCGAAGAGCACGAGGTCGGCGTGCCAGCCCTCCTCGATGCGGCCCCGCTCGCGCAGCCCGAAGAGCTGGGCGGGGTCGTCGGTGAGCATCTTCACGGCCTGCTCCAGACCCATCAGCTTCCGGCCCCGCAGACAGTCGCCGAGAAAGCGCGTCGTATACGGGGCGCCGCACATCCGGTCCAGGTGCGCGCCCGCGTCCGAGCCGCCGAGCATGACGTCCTCGTGCTGCCAGGTCTCGGCGCGCAGCGCCCAGGAGTCCGGGTCGTTGTCGGTGGGCATCGGCCACAGGACGGTGCGCAGCTCGTCGTTGGCGCAGATCTCCACCAGGCACGCGAACGGCTCCTGGCCGCGCTCGGCCGCGATGTCCTGCACGACGCGGCCGGTCAGGCCCTCGTTCGCGGCGGAGTAGGTGTCCCCGATGACATAGCGGCCGAAGTGGGTGAGCCGCCGGAAGACGCCCGCCTCCTTGCTGTCCGCGCGCCGCAGCATCTCGGCCCGGACCGCGGGGTCGCGGAGCTGCTCGATCCGTTCGGGGACCGGCAGGCCCAGGATGTCGCCCCAGCCGGGGATCAGATTCAGCGCGCAGAAGGTGCCCAGGGACATGTTCATGGGGGTGAGGATCGGCATCGTCAGGGCCACGATCCGGCCGCCGGCCT is part of the Streptomyces platensis genome and harbors:
- a CDS encoding aldehyde dehydrogenase family protein — protein: MSSAGRLFIGGEWAEPDGGHYEVIDPATEDVVGLAPEASREQVYAAASAAAGAFPAWSRTPPQRRAAILDRAAEVMQRDFAAHAEVAQAESGATTGTARGMQVAVGVARFRRYAKGALEPVEQGLPPQINEAGRGGTSHALKAMGEGKAGVLGALAVRQPVGVVTCITSYNNPWANPAGKIAPALAMGNTVVVKPAPQDPLSVYRMAAALAEAGAPPGVVNVVSGASAEVGAAAVDAPDVDMVSFTGSTAVGQRIAEVCGRGMKRQLMELGGKGAAVVFDDADLDSAVAGIGTTFSFYSGQICTAPTRVLAQRGVYEALVERLTRYLGRLTVGDPRAPGTVVGPVISAAHRDRIEAYVALGRKEGARVVAGGERPSAPERGFYVAPTLLADCTPDMRVVREEIFGPVVVVLPFDEEDEGVALANDSDYGLIDYVWSGDIARAFRVARQLRAGGVGVNTVGRNMEAPFGGFKKSGVGRDVGSYALHAYSELQAIVWPG